A single Caldanaerobius fijiensis DSM 17918 DNA region contains:
- a CDS encoding acylneuraminate cytidylyltransferase family protein has protein sequence MYDGQTILALIPARGGSKGVPRKNLRCLSGKPLIAYTIEAALQANFIDKIIVSTDDLEIANVSKKYGAEVPFIRPEALATDEAKGIDVILHAMQWLEDHNEKFDLLILLQPTSPLRDSEDIKNALSLFVRKNADAVVSVCEAEHSPLWMNTLREDLCMKDFIRKEVLNKNRQELETYYRLNGAIYLAKWNYIKQYKSFYGDKTYAYIMSREKSVDIDSEFDLQFAEFLMKNKNI, from the coding sequence ATGTATGACGGTCAAACGATATTAGCGTTAATACCTGCCAGAGGAGGATCTAAGGGGGTCCCGCGGAAAAATTTAAGGTGTCTTTCAGGTAAACCTCTTATTGCTTATACAATCGAAGCGGCATTACAGGCTAATTTTATAGATAAAATAATTGTATCAACAGATGATTTGGAAATAGCGAATGTATCTAAAAAATATGGTGCAGAAGTTCCTTTTATACGCCCGGAAGCTTTAGCAACAGATGAAGCAAAAGGAATTGATGTGATATTACATGCCATGCAGTGGCTTGAAGATCATAATGAGAAGTTTGATTTATTGATACTTTTACAGCCAACGTCTCCATTAAGAGATTCGGAAGATATAAAAAATGCATTAAGTTTATTTGTCAGAAAAAATGCAGATGCGGTGGTATCAGTCTGTGAGGCTGAACATTCGCCGTTATGGATGAATACATTGAGAGAAGATCTATGCATGAAAGACTTTATAAGGAAAGAAGTATTAAATAAGAACAGGCAGGAATTAGAAACTTATTATCGCCTGAATGGCGCTATATACTTAGCTAAATGGAATTATATAAAGCAGTATAAGAGTTTTTACGGGGATAAAACATATGCATATATAATGTCAAGAGAAAAGTCTGTGGACATTGATAGCGAATTTGATTTGCAATTCGCAGAATTTTTGATGAAAAACAAAAATATATAG